A genome region from Urocitellus parryii isolate mUroPar1 chromosome X, mUroPar1.hap1, whole genome shotgun sequence includes the following:
- the Tasl gene encoding TLR adapter interacting with SLC15A4 on the lysosome, whose translation MLSEGYLSGLAYWNDIYWNHASYNEQVAGEKEEETTSVAALSYSSVDEEEVRSLYVSCKSSGKFISSLHSRENQCNRSQRVTVLQTNHNPVFESPNLAAVEICRDLHRGTYLVPPSCKSICKNYNDLHIAGGQVMAVNSVMTDFPSESSFECGPLLKSSEIPLPMEDSISTQPSDFPQKPIQRYSSYWKITSIKEKSSLQMQKPISNAVLNEYLEQKVVELYKQYIMDAMFHDSSPTQILASELIMTSVDQISLQVSREKNLETSKARDLVISRLLQLASTEISTPSLHISQYSNVNP comes from the coding sequence ATGCTGTCAGAAGGGTATCTCAGTGGACTCGCCTACTGGAATGACATCTACTGGAATCACGCATCTTATAATGAACAGGTGGctggggaaaaggaagaggagacaaCTTCTGTTGCTGCTCTTTCCTATTCCTCTGTGGATGAAGAGGAAGTCAGAAGTCTTTACGTGAGCTGCAAATCCTCTGGCAAGTTTATTTCTTCACTGCACTCAAGAGAAAACCAATGCAACAGAAGTCAGAGAGTCACAGTGCTGCAGACAAACCATAATCCAGTGTTTGAAAGCCCAAACTTGGCTGCAGTTGAAATATGTAGAGACCTCCATAGAGGGACCTACTTGGTTCCACCTTCCTGCAAAAGCATTTGCAAGAATTACAATGACTTACATATTGCAGGGGGACAGGTGATGGCCGTTAACTCAGTGATGACAGATTTTCCCTCTGAGAGCAGTTTTGAATGTGGTCCTTTGCTGAAGTCATCGGAGATTCCTTTGCCCATGGAAGATTCCATTTCCACTCAGCCCAGTGACTTTCCCCAAAAGCCTATTCAGCGGTACTCATCGTATTGGAAAATAACCAGCATCAAAGAAAAAAGCAGTCTGCAAATGCAGAAACCTATTTCAAATGCAGTGCTGAATGAGTACTTGGAGCAGAAGGTGGTGGAGTTATATAAGCAGTACATCATGGATGCCATGTTTCATGACAGTTCTCCTACCCAGATTCTGGCATCTGAACTCATCATGACAAGTGTGGACCAAATTAGTCTTCAAGTGTCTAGAGAGAAGAACCTGGAGACCTCAAAAGCTAGGGATTTAGTCATTAGTCGCCTATTACAGTTGGCATCAACTGAGATCAGTACACCTAGTCTTCACATTTCACAGTACAGCAATGTGAATCCATAG